The Chryseolinea soli genome contains a region encoding:
- the pssA gene encoding CDP-diacylglycerol--serine O-phosphatidyltransferase, producing the protein MIKYLPNFLTCCNLVCGMLGIIFLWENAAVPSAYFVWAACLFDFFDGFAARWLKVSSPIGKELDSMADMVSFGALPSLFIYQALQGSTTPFLPYVALLIAICSALRLAIFNLDTTQSDAFKGLPTPANAIFLTALPFLQGLGVNVMGNPTLLAVIAVLFSALLVSRIDLFALKFKNFNWADNKVRFTFLLLAVLLLAFFQWAALPVIILLYITLSLGVRVFSK; encoded by the coding sequence ATGATTAAATACCTTCCCAATTTTTTAACCTGCTGCAATCTGGTGTGCGGCATGCTGGGCATCATCTTCTTGTGGGAAAATGCCGCCGTCCCCAGCGCCTATTTTGTGTGGGCCGCCTGTTTGTTCGATTTCTTTGACGGCTTTGCCGCACGATGGCTGAAGGTTTCATCCCCCATCGGAAAAGAGCTGGATTCCATGGCCGACATGGTAAGCTTTGGAGCTTTACCCTCGCTGTTCATCTACCAAGCCCTGCAAGGATCGACCACCCCATTCCTACCCTACGTAGCCCTGCTCATCGCCATCTGTTCCGCCCTCCGCCTGGCCATTTTCAACCTCGACACCACCCAATCGGACGCCTTCAAAGGCTTGCCCACGCCCGCCAACGCCATCTTCCTGACGGCTTTGCCCTTTTTGCAAGGCCTGGGCGTTAACGTGATGGGAAACCCGACCCTGTTAGCCGTGATCGCCGTGTTGTTTTCGGCCCTGTTGGTGTCCCGGATCGACCTCTTTGCCCTGAAGTTCAAAAATTTCAATTGGGCGGATAATAAAGTCCGGTTTACCTTCCTGCTGCTGGCCGTATTACTGCTGGCCTTCTTTCAATGGGCGGCATTGCCCGTGATCATACTTTTGTACATTACCCTATCGTTAGGGGTCCGGGTGTTTTCAAAATAA
- a CDS encoding MBL fold metallo-hydrolase, which yields MLQIQSFVFNPLQENTYVLYDESGECVIIDPGCYEPYERQELADFISAEGLTVKMLLNTHCHVDHVLGNAFVKEKYGVRLYIHAKDEPVLRAVKAYAPNYGFAQYQEATPDAFLEEGQVITFGQQSFKVLFVPGHAPGHVAFYNEKEKIVMSGDVLFYNSIGRTDLPGGDFDTLIRSIHQKLFTLPDDVVVFPGHGPETNIGFEKKTNPFCAVIST from the coding sequence ATGCTTCAGATCCAGTCGTTCGTTTTTAACCCGCTGCAGGAAAACACCTACGTGTTATATGACGAGTCGGGCGAATGTGTGATCATCGACCCCGGATGCTATGAGCCCTATGAACGGCAAGAGCTGGCCGATTTTATTTCGGCAGAGGGCCTCACGGTGAAAATGTTGCTCAACACACATTGCCACGTCGATCATGTGCTGGGCAACGCGTTTGTAAAGGAGAAATATGGCGTCCGCCTTTACATTCACGCCAAAGACGAACCGGTATTGCGCGCCGTGAAAGCCTACGCCCCCAATTATGGTTTTGCGCAATACCAGGAAGCCACGCCCGATGCCTTTCTGGAAGAAGGACAGGTGATCACGTTCGGACAACAAAGTTTCAAAGTGCTGTTCGTCCCGGGGCACGCGCCAGGGCACGTGGCCTTTTATAACGAAAAGGAAAAAATCGTGATGAGTGGCGATGTGTTGTTCTACAACAGCATTGGCCGCACCGATCTGCCGGGCGGAGATTTTGATACCCTGATCCGGAGCATCCATCAAAAACTTTTTACCTTGCCAGACGACGTCGTTGTTTTTCCCGGCCACGGTCCGGAGACAAACATTGGTTTTGAAAAGAAAACAAATCCGTTTTGCGCCGTGATTTCAACCTGA
- a CDS encoding NAD(P)/FAD-dependent oxidoreductase: MTTRQVDYIIVGQGLAGSAVAVQLLRQGKRILVIDQPSRNNSSRIAAGLFNPITGRKMVKTWMADTLFPYLFSFYRAVEEKTGQKFFYPMPLYRPFLSVEEQNEWMGKSASPAYASYIEKITTTSTFPAVADPFGGLLLKQCGYLDTEGYLDAVRQWIVQENEFLLEDLEERALTLSAEGVRYKQYEASGIIFCTGVHTSETFQWLPVKPLKGEMIRIRAAFEPDVILNRGVFMVPAGEPGEWRVGATYNFQDASPDVTPQACAELVERLNELIRFPAEVIGQTAGVRPTTPDRRPLLGRHPQWESAFVFNGMGTKGVSLTPYFSEVLIGAVLNIPAINKEVDIERYNVLYWTSPK, from the coding sequence ATGACAACGCGACAGGTAGATTATATTATCGTAGGACAAGGCCTGGCCGGTTCGGCTGTGGCGGTGCAGTTGCTCCGGCAGGGAAAGCGCATCCTGGTGATCGACCAGCCGTCGCGGAACAACTCCTCGCGCATCGCGGCAGGGTTATTCAATCCCATCACCGGCCGCAAAATGGTAAAGACCTGGATGGCCGACACATTATTTCCCTACCTGTTTTCGTTCTACCGGGCAGTGGAAGAAAAAACCGGACAAAAGTTCTTTTATCCCATGCCGCTTTACCGGCCTTTCCTATCCGTCGAGGAGCAAAACGAATGGATGGGCAAAAGCGCGTCGCCGGCCTATGCATCCTATATCGAAAAAATAACCACTACGAGCACCTTTCCCGCCGTGGCTGACCCTTTTGGCGGACTGCTGCTGAAACAGTGCGGGTACCTGGACACCGAGGGCTATCTCGATGCCGTACGGCAATGGATCGTCCAGGAAAACGAGTTTTTGTTGGAAGACCTGGAGGAGCGGGCGTTGACCCTGTCGGCGGAAGGCGTTCGTTACAAACAATACGAGGCTTCCGGAATCATCTTTTGCACGGGCGTACACACGTCAGAAACATTTCAGTGGCTGCCGGTGAAACCCTTGAAAGGCGAGATGATCCGCATCCGGGCGGCCTTCGAACCGGACGTGATCCTGAACCGCGGCGTTTTTATGGTTCCGGCGGGCGAGCCTGGCGAATGGCGCGTGGGTGCTACCTATAATTTCCAGGATGCGTCGCCGGACGTCACACCGCAGGCTTGCGCGGAACTGGTGGAAAGATTGAACGAATTGATCCGTTTTCCGGCGGAGGTGATCGGGCAAACTGCCGGCGTGCGACCGACCACCCCAGACCGGCGTCCATTGCTCGGACGGCATCCCCAATGGGAATCGGCCTTTGTTTTCAATGGCATGGGCACCAAAGGGGTGAGCCTCACCCCCTATTTTTCGGAGGTTTTGATCGGGGCCGTGTTAAATATTCCGGCCATAAACAAAGAGGTGGATATTGAACGTTATAATGTACTATATTGGACTTCCCCTAAATGA
- a CDS encoding PD40 domain-containing protein encodes MNLRSGLLLTLTLIVLSSPQVKAQQSREVFGKNRIQYRQFDWVYLSGENFDVYYYDARKGVATEALEYLEGEFDRITDLIGYPPYFKTKVFLYNSLSDLRQSNVGLNHNVFNVGGETEFIKPYVEVAHMGTAQEFKDELLFQISDIMIHEMMFGGNLKDMFQSSILMNLPDWFVNGASLYVARGWSMDMDDYIRQLMKTRRAKRATKLSGNEAGLVGQSIWNFIAEKYGKSSVANILNYTRVTRNEEKSILITLGISFKQLLAEWQKFYSDMETTVSKSYIDPEASTSFTQQHNKTTEFTTVKISPDGRNIAYAENDRGRYIVKVRSLETGREKTIISGGSKVIKQRVDYSLPLIAWSDATTLGVIGVKSGQYVFWLYDFNTRTKLPRQLERFSNIRSFSFSGNGRLIILSADFEGKSDLFLLSSKRDRVRRLTNDLYDDLDPTFIPNTNRIVFSSNRTTDTLRANAKPQFEKLTNNYNLFVYDLDSTKFLLTRLTNTLSKDHSPQAMDENNFYYLSDQRGIINLFKYNRPTGIYSQITNFNASIKDIDLNFANQTMAMVMTEDNKENIYVDRSFNLNRQVFTPATRRKDLQQARVIRERRKQEENKNMSIKDLLNSRLRQAQPQKDTATNVQPPARRDSTIVQSGPPPAIDSTRLGKPVNRADAVNSDNYAFEDEVKKPAPAPVTTTPPAVRTETTTPARTETTPAERAENRQPPAQQPKPGEVNTDNYVFGDEEKKPAPAQSTPQVPATDTTKVARTQQTPKKPGEVNTDNYTFEDEAVKNQPSESFLTRYMKAREKSRITGPFPYESKFSSNSLVTSMLVDPMRGLGISIETQMNDMLENYRFFGGLMTSVDLKNGDFFAEFQYLKSLIDFGVRVDRKGIRWSAEPAEDGLQGELYHYSLNRIELSASLPISDRIRFTLKPFGALARSVDLGEADYPTAPPSVAPVNNYYAGLKAELVYDNSVSTGLNLIEGTRAKISFQNYQGLNNADLGFSQASIDVRHYQKIYKEIVFAVRGFAGTFFGNSPKKYLLGGMDNWLFNKTRKNGKTSDGQPNPLGFPGENQDILFVEYATSLRGFDYATLFGNSVMMANAEFRVPLVKALSNGPISSNLLRNLQFIAFYDIGTSWSGKPPFNSTNSVSYEEIADGPFKVQIKNYLNPWLYSYGLGVRTVLFGYYIKGDVAWPVENYQVSKPRVFVTLGFDF; translated from the coding sequence ATGAATTTGCGAAGCGGACTACTACTCACCCTAACTCTGATCGTTTTAAGTTCCCCCCAGGTAAAAGCCCAGCAATCGCGGGAGGTATTTGGGAAGAATAGAATTCAATACCGTCAGTTCGACTGGGTATATCTCAGCGGCGAGAACTTTGACGTTTACTATTACGATGCCCGCAAAGGTGTTGCCACAGAAGCCCTGGAATACCTCGAAGGAGAATTCGATCGCATTACGGACCTGATCGGCTATCCGCCCTATTTCAAAACAAAAGTTTTCCTCTACAATTCCCTCAGCGACTTGCGTCAAAGCAACGTGGGCCTGAACCATAACGTGTTCAACGTCGGTGGTGAAACGGAATTTATAAAGCCTTATGTTGAAGTGGCCCACATGGGAACGGCCCAGGAATTCAAAGACGAATTGCTTTTCCAGATCTCCGACATCATGATCCACGAGATGATGTTTGGCGGCAACCTGAAGGACATGTTCCAAAGCTCGATCCTCATGAACCTGCCCGATTGGTTTGTGAACGGCGCTTCGCTCTATGTGGCCCGCGGCTGGAGCATGGACATGGATGATTATATCCGCCAGTTGATGAAAACACGCCGGGCGAAAAGAGCCACCAAGCTCTCTGGTAATGAAGCCGGACTGGTGGGACAATCCATTTGGAATTTTATTGCAGAGAAGTACGGCAAGAGCAGTGTGGCCAACATCCTCAACTACACACGGGTTACCCGGAACGAGGAAAAAAGTATTCTCATCACCCTGGGTATAAGTTTCAAACAGTTGCTGGCAGAGTGGCAGAAGTTTTATTCCGACATGGAAACCACCGTGAGCAAGTCCTACATTGATCCGGAAGCGTCCACTTCGTTTACACAGCAGCACAACAAGACCACGGAATTTACCACGGTAAAGATCAGTCCCGATGGACGCAACATCGCCTATGCCGAAAACGACCGCGGGCGTTACATAGTGAAAGTGAGATCGCTGGAAACCGGGCGGGAAAAGACCATCATTTCGGGTGGCAGCAAAGTGATCAAACAACGGGTGGACTACAGCCTGCCGCTCATCGCCTGGTCGGATGCCACCACCCTCGGGGTGATCGGCGTGAAGAGCGGGCAATATGTTTTCTGGCTCTATGATTTTAACACGCGCACAAAATTGCCCCGGCAATTGGAACGCTTCAGCAACATTCGCAGCTTCAGTTTTTCGGGTAATGGAAGGTTGATCATTCTCAGTGCCGACTTTGAAGGCAAGAGCGATCTGTTCCTGTTGAGCTCCAAGCGCGACCGTGTACGCCGCCTCACCAACGACTTGTACGACGATCTCGATCCGACCTTCATCCCCAACACCAACCGGATCGTGTTCTCGTCTAACCGCACCACCGACACGCTGCGGGCCAATGCAAAGCCCCAGTTTGAAAAGCTCACCAACAACTACAATTTGTTTGTCTACGACCTGGACAGCACCAAATTTTTGTTGACGCGCCTCACCAACACGCTCAGCAAGGATCATTCTCCGCAGGCGATGGATGAGAACAATTTTTATTACCTCAGCGACCAACGCGGGATCATTAACCTCTTCAAGTACAATCGCCCCACGGGCATCTACTCGCAGATCACCAACTTCAACGCGAGCATCAAAGACATCGACCTCAATTTCGCCAATCAAACCATGGCCATGGTGATGACGGAAGACAACAAGGAGAATATTTATGTCGACCGCAGTTTTAATCTCAACCGGCAAGTGTTCACGCCCGCCACGCGGCGCAAAGACCTGCAGCAGGCCCGTGTGATCCGCGAGCGGCGCAAGCAGGAGGAGAATAAAAACATGAGCATCAAAGACCTGCTCAACTCGCGTCTGCGTCAGGCCCAACCGCAAAAGGATACGGCCACCAATGTTCAGCCTCCTGCACGCCGCGATTCCACCATCGTGCAAAGCGGCCCGCCTCCCGCCATCGACAGCACGCGGCTGGGCAAGCCCGTAAATCGAGCCGATGCCGTCAACTCCGACAACTATGCGTTTGAAGATGAAGTGAAAAAGCCGGCGCCAGCACCCGTGACTACTACGCCGCCAGCGGTGCGGACCGAGACTACGACACCTGCGCGGACCGAAACCACTCCAGCGGAGCGGGCCGAAAACAGGCAGCCACCCGCACAGCAACCCAAGCCCGGCGAGGTGAACACCGACAATTATGTTTTTGGTGATGAAGAAAAGAAACCGGCTCCCGCGCAATCCACGCCGCAGGTGCCCGCGACAGACACCACCAAAGTTGCCAGGACACAACAGACGCCAAAGAAACCCGGCGAAGTAAACACCGACAACTATACGTTCGAGGATGAAGCGGTGAAGAACCAACCGAGCGAGTCGTTCCTGACCCGCTACATGAAAGCGCGCGAGAAGAGCCGGATCACGGGACCTTTCCCCTATGAATCGAAGTTCAGTTCCAACAGCCTCGTCACCTCCATGTTGGTAGACCCGATGCGGGGTCTGGGCATCTCCATCGAGACGCAGATGAACGACATGCTGGAAAACTACCGCTTCTTTGGCGGGTTGATGACCAGCGTCGATTTAAAGAACGGCGACTTCTTTGCGGAATTCCAATATTTGAAATCGCTCATCGACTTTGGTGTGCGCGTAGACCGCAAGGGCATCCGTTGGTCGGCCGAGCCGGCGGAAGATGGTTTGCAAGGCGAGCTCTATCACTATTCGTTGAACCGGATCGAACTGAGCGCTTCACTTCCCATATCCGATCGCATTCGCTTTACGCTGAAACCTTTCGGCGCCCTGGCACGCTCGGTAGATTTGGGTGAAGCCGACTATCCCACCGCACCGCCTTCGGTGGCGCCGGTCAATAACTACTATGCCGGTCTCAAGGCGGAACTGGTATACGACAACTCGGTGTCTACCGGTCTCAACCTCATCGAAGGCACACGGGCCAAGATCTCGTTCCAAAACTATCAGGGCCTCAACAATGCCGACCTCGGTTTTAGCCAGGCATCGATCGACGTGCGTCACTATCAAAAGATCTACAAGGAGATCGTCTTCGCCGTGCGCGGATTTGCCGGCACCTTCTTTGGAAATTCGCCCAAGAAATATTTGCTGGGTGGCATGGACAACTGGCTCTTCAACAAGACCCGCAAAAACGGCAAGACCAGCGATGGCCAACCCAATCCGTTGGGTTTCCCCGGCGAAAACCAGGATATCCTGTTTGTGGAATACGCCACTTCGCTGCGCGGCTTTGACTACGCTACGTTGTTTGGCAACAGCGTGATGATGGCCAATGCAGAATTCAGAGTGCCGCTGGTGAAAGCCTTGTCGAATGGCCCCATCTCTTCGAACCTGCTGCGCAACCTGCAATTCATTGCCTTCTACGACATCGGCACGAGCTGGTCGGGCAAGCCGCCGTTCAACTCCACCAACAGTGTGAGCTATGAAGAGATCGCCGATGGCCCTTTCAAGGTGCAGATCAAAAATTATCTGAACCCCTGGCTCTATAGCTACGGTCTCGGTGTCCGCACGGTGTTGTTTGGTTATTACATCAAGGGCGATGTGGCATGGCCCGTAGAAAATTACCAGGTATCCAAACCGAGAGTGTTTGTCACCCTGGGCTTTGACTTCTAA
- a CDS encoding YicC/YloC family endoribonuclease, translating to MIKSMTGFGQCTADDGLVQIAAEVKSLNSKFLDLSLRLPRLFSDKEIEVRNLISERLERGKVSINVEYQRYGEVETKQSYNEALFTAYYAELKKLADRVVAPYEGLFELALASPDVVQNKAKDSADEEEWKKVRDCIITSIERCEDFRKAEGKVLEKVLTDCCLEISKQLKAVNELDPKRVERIRERLKGNVVSFFGEEGYDTNRLEQEIIFYIEKLDINEEKVRLQAHLDYFIQVAREAQSNGKKLGFISQEIGREINTIGSKASDAAIQKHVVVMKEELEKIKEQLNNVV from the coding sequence ATGATTAAATCCATGACAGGCTTCGGCCAATGCACCGCCGACGACGGCTTGGTTCAGATTGCCGCCGAGGTGAAAAGCCTTAACTCCAAATTTCTTGACCTCAGCTTAAGGCTACCCAGACTTTTTTCCGACAAAGAGATCGAAGTGCGCAACCTGATCAGCGAAAGGCTGGAACGCGGCAAGGTCTCCATCAACGTGGAATATCAACGCTATGGTGAAGTAGAAACCAAGCAGTCCTACAACGAAGCGCTGTTCACCGCCTACTATGCCGAATTGAAGAAGCTGGCCGATCGCGTTGTGGCCCCTTACGAAGGCCTGTTCGAACTCGCCCTCGCCTCGCCCGATGTGGTGCAAAACAAAGCAAAAGACAGCGCCGATGAAGAAGAATGGAAGAAGGTGAGGGATTGCATCATCACCTCCATTGAGCGTTGTGAAGATTTTCGCAAGGCCGAAGGCAAAGTGTTGGAGAAGGTGCTCACCGATTGTTGTCTGGAGATCAGCAAGCAACTGAAGGCTGTGAACGAACTCGACCCCAAACGGGTGGAGCGCATTCGCGAGCGGCTAAAAGGAAACGTGGTATCCTTTTTTGGCGAAGAAGGCTACGACACCAACCGGCTGGAACAGGAGATCATCTTCTACATCGAAAAGCTTGACATCAACGAAGAGAAGGTCCGCCTGCAAGCCCATCTCGACTACTTTATCCAGGTGGCCCGGGAAGCCCAGAGCAACGGCAAGAAGCTGGGCTTTATCTCCCAGGAGATCGGCCGCGAAATCAACACCATCGGCTCCAAAGCCAGCGACGCCGCCATTCAAAAACACGTGGTGGTGATGAAAGAAGAACTCGAAAAAATAAAGGAACAGCTCAACAACGTAGTATAA
- a CDS encoding formimidoylglutamase, with product MDLTILFSPVDESLYEDITSPSSFYRNIHVFGEKMPDYRGAHIALFGVKEGRGSLQNAGSATGADVIRKKLYHLKRGTGTYRIIDLGNLNVGHDLDETYTRISEVCRMLLEENVLPIVIGGSHDLDYGQYAAYETMDKLVSLLNVDAFLDLEEKKEAGASRQHIHKILLHEPNFLFSYTHLAYQSYLIDPLSVSVLEKLYFEAFRIGQMRTNMQEMEPTIRNADIVSFDVTAIRSSDAPGNAQAQPFGLTGEEACQICWYAGLNEKLSSIGFYEYNPAFDDAHQKTAAVVATMIWYFVEGYYHRKNEQNFRSNDFMKYSVSMPSEPEVLTFYKSKVSEKWWLEVPYPNGRERYARNSIVPCSYNDYQTAVKGEVPDRYISMLAKLI from the coding sequence ATGGATCTGACCATCTTATTTTCGCCCGTAGACGAATCGCTCTACGAAGACATCACCTCCCCCTCCAGTTTTTATAGAAACATTCACGTGTTCGGCGAGAAGATGCCCGACTACAGGGGTGCTCACATTGCCCTGTTTGGAGTGAAGGAAGGACGCGGCTCGTTGCAAAATGCTGGCTCGGCCACAGGTGCCGATGTGATCCGTAAAAAACTCTATCACCTGAAGCGGGGCACGGGAACTTACCGCATTATCGACCTGGGAAACCTTAACGTGGGTCACGACCTCGACGAGACCTATACCCGCATCAGCGAAGTGTGTCGGATGCTGCTGGAAGAAAACGTGCTCCCGATTGTCATTGGAGGTTCACACGACCTGGACTATGGTCAATATGCTGCCTACGAGACCATGGACAAACTGGTGAGCCTGCTGAACGTGGATGCGTTTCTCGACCTGGAAGAAAAAAAGGAAGCGGGCGCAAGCCGTCAGCACATTCACAAGATCCTGTTGCACGAACCCAACTTCCTGTTCAGCTATACGCACCTGGCCTATCAAAGCTACCTGATCGATCCGTTGTCGGTATCGGTGTTGGAGAAACTTTATTTCGAAGCATTTCGCATCGGGCAAATGCGCACAAACATGCAGGAGATGGAGCCCACCATCCGCAATGCCGATATCGTGTCGTTTGACGTCACCGCTATACGCTCGTCAGATGCCCCGGGCAATGCCCAGGCGCAGCCGTTCGGGCTGACGGGCGAAGAGGCGTGTCAGATCTGTTGGTATGCCGGCTTGAATGAAAAGCTAAGCTCGATCGGCTTCTATGAATACAACCCTGCATTCGACGACGCCCACCAGAAGACGGCCGCCGTGGTGGCTACCATGATCTGGTATTTTGTGGAAGGCTACTATCATCGCAAGAACGAGCAAAATTTCAGGAGCAACGACTTCATGAAATATTCCGTGTCCATGCCCTCCGAACCGGAAGTGCTCACGTTCTACAAAAGCAAGGTGAGTGAAAAGTGGTGGCTCGAAGTGCCTTACCCCAATGGCCGCGAGCGTTATGCGCGCAACAGCATTGTGCCGTGCAGCTACAACGACTATCAAACGGCGGTGAAAGGCGAAGTGCCCGACCGTTACATCAGCATGCTGGCAAAGCTGATCTGA
- a CDS encoding MASE1 domain-containing protein, which yields MNVKLPLKYKLDLKIIGVALLYYLFARVGYFFAFEGSTALPTWPPSGIGFALIILLGRSSWPGITIGSLVANVMAYWNNPHLPAQEIITISSLIAVGNTLEAVTGNYLVKKWIRDDFPFRSAKNAFRFLFVTMMMCWIGAGVSTGALYLNHVVSPDLLLRTGISSWVGNVVGILLFTPFILACSKKIHVRLTTEKAIEVGIFILLLGGIVALLEVDYLVSTVERALPFLVLPFLLWLAFRFELIVAIAGVLITALLSIYMTIGGVGPFVLSDSYNSMLLLQIFIGVISISTIILSATVRERHHAQNKLLEFNENLEAMVQERTRALNEEIVTRKNAEEKIQRTNTELSKRNTELDNFVYSVSHDLRAPIASVLGLINLAKKDTDGVMKDMYLDMIHKSAMQQDHFIKEILDQSRNSRLEVKREEIHFEPLIDETFNQLKFATSTGQSVQKVIRINQEAPFFSDRWRLKVILNNIISNAIRYRNGKDPVIKVNVEIREHLATLAIEDNGKGIEKDHLPNIYKMFYRATDDGAGSGLGLYIVKEAIDKLNGHIDIESEVGRGTTVKLAIPELV from the coding sequence TTGAACGTTAAACTGCCACTTAAATACAAGCTTGACCTCAAGATCATTGGGGTGGCCCTCTTGTATTATCTTTTTGCCAGAGTGGGCTATTTTTTTGCGTTCGAGGGCTCTACGGCCTTGCCCACATGGCCGCCTTCGGGTATTGGATTTGCCTTGATCATCCTTTTGGGCCGGTCTTCCTGGCCCGGCATCACCATTGGATCGCTGGTGGCCAACGTGATGGCCTACTGGAACAACCCCCACCTTCCCGCACAGGAAATCATCACCATCAGCAGCCTTATTGCCGTGGGCAATACGCTGGAGGCTGTGACCGGTAATTACCTGGTGAAGAAATGGATCAGGGATGACTTCCCCTTCCGGAGTGCGAAGAATGCCTTCCGGTTTTTGTTTGTCACCATGATGATGTGCTGGATTGGCGCCGGCGTTAGCACAGGAGCGTTGTACCTCAACCATGTGGTGTCGCCTGACCTACTGTTGCGCACAGGAATTTCATCTTGGGTAGGCAACGTAGTGGGTATCCTGTTGTTTACACCGTTCATTCTGGCTTGTTCAAAGAAGATCCACGTCCGCCTCACGACAGAGAAAGCCATCGAGGTCGGCATTTTTATTTTATTGCTGGGTGGTATCGTCGCCCTGCTGGAGGTCGATTACCTGGTCTCCACCGTGGAGCGCGCGCTGCCGTTCCTGGTGTTGCCTTTCCTTTTGTGGCTGGCCTTCCGCTTCGAACTGATCGTGGCCATCGCCGGTGTGTTGATCACGGCGCTGTTGTCCATTTACATGACCATCGGCGGCGTTGGCCCTTTTGTGCTTTCAGACTCTTACAATTCCATGCTGCTCTTGCAGATCTTTATCGGGGTCATCAGCATTAGCACGATCATTCTTTCCGCTACCGTACGGGAGCGCCATCATGCACAAAACAAGCTGTTGGAATTTAACGAGAACCTGGAAGCCATGGTGCAGGAACGCACCCGTGCCCTCAACGAAGAAATCGTTACGCGCAAGAACGCCGAAGAAAAAATACAACGCACCAACACCGAGCTGAGCAAACGCAACACCGAACTCGACAATTTTGTCTACAGCGTTTCGCACGATCTTCGCGCACCCATCGCGTCTGTGCTGGGGTTGATCAACCTGGCCAAGAAAGACACGGACGGTGTCATGAAAGACATGTACCTGGATATGATCCACAAAAGCGCCATGCAGCAGGATCATTTCATCAAGGAAATTTTGGATCAGTCGCGGAATTCGCGTTTGGAAGTGAAGCGGGAAGAAATACACTTTGAGCCGCTCATCGACGAAACATTCAATCAATTGAAGTTTGCCACCAGCACGGGACAATCCGTTCAAAAAGTTATCCGGATCAACCAGGAGGCGCCGTTCTTTTCGGATCGCTGGCGTTTGAAAGTGATCCTCAACAATATCATCTCCAACGCCATCCGCTATCGCAATGGCAAAGATCCCGTCATCAAGGTGAATGTGGAGATCCGGGAGCACCTGGCCACGCTGGCCATTGAAGACAACGGCAAGGGTATTGAAAAAGACCACCTGCCCAACATCTATAAAATGTTCTATCGCGCGACCGACGACGGCGCCGGCTCAGGTCTGGGCCTTTACATCGTGAAAGAAGCCATCGATAAGCTGAACGGCCACATCGACATCGAGTCGGAAGTGGGCCGGGGCACCACCGTGAAGCTGGCCATCCCCGAACTGGTCTGA